The following DNA comes from Fibrobacter sp..
TGCAAAGCCTTTCCTCTATGCAGCTTTGGACGATTCCAAGGATCAGACCTATTTTCTTTCTCGCTTGACTGCAGAACAACTTTCCACGGTGATTTTCCCCTTGGGCGGAATGAAGAAGACCGAGGTAAAGGCCTTGGCTGCAGAAATCGGCTGGGTGGATTTTGCCACCAAGAAAGAGAGCCAGGACTTTTTGGAGTGCGGCGACTACACCGTTCTTTTTGATGAGTCTGACGAAGTGCCCGGTGACTTTGTGGATATGAACGGCAAGGTGCTGGGTAAGCATCGCGGCATTATCCATTACACTATCGGTCAGCGCAAGGGCCTGAACATTGGCGGCCTTCCAGAACCTTACTTTGTTGTGAGTATCGACGTGAAAAAGAACCAGGTGGTTCTTGGCCCCCGTAGCGTCATGAGCTGTGTGGATGTGAGCGCCGAAGAATTGAACCTGATGGTTTCTGAGGATTCTCCGCTTTTGAAGGAACCGCTCACGGCTCACATTCGACTGGGTCATAAGGGTTCTTTAGCTCGCATTACTGAACTTGATGTTGCTTCGGGCCGCATCAGTGTTCACTTTGACGAACCCCAGTTCGCTTCTGCTCCCGGCCAAATTCTAGTGCTGTACGCAGGCCAGGGAATTGTGGCTTCTGGCATTATCACTAAGTAATCATTGATGTAGATGGGTGTAGAAACAGAGGAAAACTTCCTTTATTTCCTACAACATCTATAGGAAAATTTAAACTATTATACTATATTTGCTATAGAAAGCGCCGATATCGTCAAATGGGCGCAGAAATTGTTCCGCGGAGAAAACATGACTCTTCAGCAACTTCGTTACGCTATCGGTATTGCAAAGGTTGGTTCCTTCAATAAGGCCGCCGAAGCCTTGTTTATTTCTCAGCCGTCCTTGACCGCTGCTATCCATGACCTGGAAGATGAAATCGGTATCGTCATTTTCAATCGTTCCAGCCGCGGTGTTACTCTCACACCCGAAGGTGAAGAATTTATTGCCCAGGCAAATCAGCTCTATCATCATTACGAAACGGTCCTTGAAAACTACAGTAAGACTGAACAGAAAAAGAAAAAGTTTGCCGTGTCCACACAGCATTATTCCTTTGCCGTAAAGTCCTTTGTGGACCTGGTGAAGCGTTATAATATCGATGATTATGAATTTGCCATTCGCGAGACCAAGACCAAGGATGTCATTGATGATGTGGCTGCTCTCAAGAGTGAAATCGGTATCCTGTACCTCAGCGATTTTAATCGCAAGTACATTACTTACCTGCTTAAGGAACACGATCTGGAATTCCATAAGCTGATTGATTGCCACGCCTATGCCTACATGTGGAAGGATCATCCCCTGGCCAAGAAGAAGTCTGTGAACCTTGAGGACTTGAGCCAGTATCCCTGCCTTTCCTTTGAACAGAGTGAAAGCGGCAGCTATTATTTTGCAGAAGAAATTCTCAGTACCAATGAATACCATAAGACCATCAAGGCTAACGATCGTGCCACTATGCTAAACCTGATGGTGGGCCTTAACGGTTATACGCTTTGCTCCGGTATCATTAGTGAAGAAATCAATGGTTCCGATTACGTGGCGGTTCCTTTCAAGGATGCCAAGGGTGAAGACGATCGCACCATGGAAATTGGTTACATCACCAAGAAGAACTTTATGCTTAGCACCATTTGTAGATTCTATATCCAGGAAATGGAAAAGTATCTGCAGAACTATACAAGAACTCCAAATGTAGATGCCTAAAGCAGGGTTGGATGTTTAGGTGAAGGCCTGGTGTACGCCAGGTCTTTTTCTATCTTTGCCCTTAATATGAAATTTGAAGAACTTCCCTTGGCTCAACCGTTGCAGCGCGCCGTTCGCACTGTAGGCTACGAAACCCCCACTCCCATCCAGGAACAGTCCATCCCCAGCTTGCTGGAAGGTAAGGACCTGCTGGGCATCGCCCAGACGGGAACGGGCAAGACCGCTGCCTTTGCGCTTCCTATTTTGCAGCGCCTGCTGGATTCCGGGAAGTTCCGCCAGCCCAAAACTTGCCGCGCCCTGATTTTGCTGCCCACTCGCGAGTTGGCTATCCAGGTGGAAGAATGCTTTAAGCAGTACGCCCAGTACACAGCCATTTCTACGGCTTGCATTTTTGGCGGCGTCAGCGATGTAAAGCAGAAGAACGTGCTTATTCGTGGCGTGGATGTTCTGGTGGCAACTCCGGGTCGTTTGCTGGATTTGATCGGCCAGAAGGCCGTGACCATGAAGAACGTGGAATTCTTCGTGTTGGATGAAGCCGACCGTATGCTGGACATGGGCTTCATTCATGACATCCGTAAGGTTGTGGGAATGTTGCCGGGCAAGCGTCAGAACCTGTTCTTCAGCGC
Coding sequences within:
- a CDS encoding LysR family transcriptional regulator, which translates into the protein MTLQQLRYAIGIAKVGSFNKAAEALFISQPSLTAAIHDLEDEIGIVIFNRSSRGVTLTPEGEEFIAQANQLYHHYETVLENYSKTEQKKKKFAVSTQHYSFAVKSFVDLVKRYNIDDYEFAIRETKTKDVIDDVAALKSEIGILYLSDFNRKYITYLLKEHDLEFHKLIDCHAYAYMWKDHPLAKKKSVNLEDLSQYPCLSFEQSESGSYYFAEEILSTNEYHKTIKANDRATMLNLMVGLNGYTLCSGIISEEINGSDYVAVPFKDAKGEDDRTMEIGYITKKNFMLSTICRFYIQEMEKYLQNYTRTPNVDA
- the mnmA gene encoding tRNA 2-thiouridine(34) synthase MnmA — protein: MQSSKKRVAVGLSGGVDSALAAYLLKQQGYEVVGITMATWDGSIKNMPRVEGREGCFGPGEEENIAQAKTVADRLGIPHYTVSVTEEYKKHVIEYFRAEYRAGRTPNPCVRCNQNIKFRALQDATRRMGVEFDYFATGHYARLDFADPAKPFLYAALDDSKDQTYFLSRLTAEQLSTVIFPLGGMKKTEVKALAAEIGWVDFATKKESQDFLECGDYTVLFDESDEVPGDFVDMNGKVLGKHRGIIHYTIGQRKGLNIGGLPEPYFVVSIDVKKNQVVLGPRSVMSCVDVSAEELNLMVSEDSPLLKEPLTAHIRLGHKGSLARITELDVASGRISVHFDEPQFASAPGQILVLYAGQGIVASGIITK